The Vicia villosa cultivar HV-30 ecotype Madison, WI linkage group LG1, Vvil1.0, whole genome shotgun sequence genome includes a region encoding these proteins:
- the LOC131635398 gene encoding nicotinamidase 1-like gives MVSHTIELLKNEIPLEQESVVLAEDTVNGLVLVDIINGFCTVGAGNLAPRESNKQISEMISESARLARLFCEKKLPVMAFLDSHQPNKPEEPYPPHCIAGTDESNLVPALRWLENETNVTIRRKDCFDGFVGSMEEDGSNVFVDWVKKNKIKTVVVVGVCTDICVLDFVCSTMSAKNRGFLKPLENVVVYSNACATFNVPLEVATNIKGALAHPQEFMHHVGLYMAKERGAKIAKQVLFGKVEKV, from the exons ATGGTGTCACACACAATTGAACTTTTGAAGAACGAGATTCCTCTGGAACAAGAGTCAGTGGTTTTAGCTGAAGACACTGTAAATGGTCTTGTTCTTGTTGATATCATAAATGGCTTCTGCACAGTTGGTGCTGGAAATCTG GCACCGAGAGAGTCCAATAAACAAATTTCAGAAATGATCAGTGAATCAGCAAGGCTAGCGAGACTGTTCTGTGAGAAGAAATTGCCAGTTATGGCTTTTCTTGATTCTCACCAGCCTAACAAGCCAGAGGAGCCTTATCCTCCTCACTGTATTGCTGGGACTGATGAATCAAATCTAGTTCCAG CCTTGAGATGGCTAGAGAATGAAACCAATGTAACAATCAGACGTAAGGACTGTTTTGATGGATTTGTTGGCTCAATGGAAGAAGATGGCTCAAATGTTTTTGTAGATTGGGTGAAGAAGAATAAGATCAAAACA GTGGTGGTTGTAGGTGTATGCACAGACATATGTGTTCTGGATTTTGTATGCTCTACAATGTCTGCTAAAAACCGTGGTTTTCTGAAGCCTCTAGAGAATGTGGTGGTGTATTCGAATGCATGTGCTACCTTCAATGTCCCTCTTGAAGTAGCCACAAATATCAAAGGAGCTTTAGCCCATCCTCAG GAGTTTATGCATCACGTAGGTCTGTATATGGCCAAAGAACGTGGAGCCAAGATAGCAAAACAAGTGCTGTTCGGTAAAGTAGAGAAAGTATAA
- the LOC131635379 gene encoding protein EXECUTER 1, chloroplastic-like isoform X1 — protein MLVNPYPLLFLKPFSAANIHPKCFNSVDRSLMFRNSLLHFITLEIIHNTNKPTSYHNIFSIFHSHSFSLLLPNRTTWLPFRVSLLPNLTFPKQNLAVPFPLKRPSLLHFPSQPLCLCLNSVADDSHNNTNNNDRRWDSMLHEFVTGAMKQFESYVNAFSKGRAADEDQGDVSDEGWDWNRWRQHFDEVDDQERIVIILKSQLRHAVYVEDYEEASRLQVAIAAASNNDSVGKVISLLKRAIREERYSDAAFLRDKAGAGLVGWWAGISKDVNDLPGLIIRITPEHGRYVARSYSPRQLATSAAGVPLFEFFLTMDKKGDFKSQAVYLKRKGSYQGPPTMSSKTSEASELFVVSTEDSESGDDRSDGSDPSERMPAFQNVLKDMIPGEKVKIFTPGKVDKDLISNAIEESNVEEESGDENEDREDDGDEEDVDVDIDVDEDEDGNEDEEEDEDEDGDEDEEKKNDAVTRELENFISETDQEGDDENEINADLETFEREEQNEIAVKFVIGDLMQKLSSNLSPRDLLRVPAKLEINERGSFSFTVENDNQQDGYDKGKSSSDKSIEFQSRHRVKFIGKENVPAKVLKEVGEFISLTLSQAQNHQPLSGSTTFNRIEIPTSFDPLNGLYIGTYGLYSSEVIQMRHRYGQWQEDDRAKETSDLEFYEYVEALKLTGDPYVPAGQVAFRAKVGKMYQLPHKGIIPEEFGVIARYKGEGRLAEPGFQNPRWVDGELVILDGKHIKAGPVVGFVYWAPEYHFLVFFNRLRLQQ, from the exons ATGTTAGTTAATCCTTATCCTTTATTATTCCTGAAACCATTTTCAGCGGCGAATATCCATCCCAAATGTTTTAACAGTGTAGATCGCAGCCTCATGTTTCGCAACTCGTTGCTCCATTTCATCACACTAGAAATCATCCACAACACTAACAAACCCACTTCATATCacaatattttctcaatttttcattctcattcttTCTCTCTCCTTCTCCCAAACCGAACCACATGGCTTCCATTTCGAGTATCTCTTCTCCCGAACCTCACTTTCCCGAAGCAAAACCTCGCTGTTCCCTTCCCTCTCAAACGACCCTCACTTCTGCACTTCCCCTCCCAACCTCTATGCCTCTGTCTCAACTCCGTAGCCGACGACAGCCACAACAATACAAACAATAACGACCGCCGATGGGATTCGATGCTCCACGAATTCGTCACCGGCGCCATGAAGCAATTCGAATCGTACGTAAACGCGTTCAGCAAAGGCCGCGCTGCCGACGAAGACCAAGGTGATGTTAGCGATGAAGGATGGGATTGGAATCGGTGGCGTCAGCATTTCGATGAGGTTGACGACCAAGAACGTATTGTCATCATCCTCAAG TCTCAGTTACGTCATGCTGTATACGTGGAGGATTATGAAGAAGCTTCTAGGCTTCAAGTGGCGATTGCAGCTGCATCCAACAATGACAGTGTTGGAAAAGTGATATCTCTTCTCAAA AGAGCCATACGAGAAGAGCGGTACAGTGATGCTGCTTTTTTAAGAGATAAAGCTGGTGCTGGACTT GTGGGTTGGTGGGCTGGTATTTCAAAAGATGTAAATGATCTACCTGGTTTAATTATTCGCATAACTCCAGAGCATGGAAGATATGTGGCAAGGAGTTATAGTCCTAG GCAACTTGCAACATCTGCTGCTGGTGTTCCTCTATTTGAGTTTTTTCTtacaatggataaaaaaggtgacTTCAAGTCGCAG GCTGTGTACCTAAAGCGAAAAGGGTCCTACCAAGGCCCCCCAACAATGTCCTCTAAGACATCAGAAGCTAGTGAGCTGTTTGTTGTGAGTACTgaagattcagaaagtggtgATGATAGGAGTGATGGCTCAGACCCTTCTGAGAGAATGCCTGCATTTCAGAATGTCTTGAAAGATATGATTCCTGGTGAGAAGGTGAAGATTTTCACTCCAGGGAAAGTTGACAAGGATCTAATATCTAACGCTATTGAGGAATCAAATGTGGAAGAAGAAAGTGGGGATGAAAATGAAGATAGAGAAGATGATGGCGATGAAGAAGACGTAGACGTAGACATAGACGTAGACGAAGATGAAGATGGcaatgaagatgaagaggaagacgaagacgaagatggagatgaagatgaagagaagAAAAATGATGCAGTAACTAGGGAACTGGAAAACTTTATATCGGAAACTGATCAAGAGGGAGATGATGAGAATGAGATAAATGCTGATCTGGAAACTTTTGAACGTGAAGAACAGAATGAAATTGCTGTCAAATTTGTCATTGGTGATCTTATGCAGAAACTTTCCAGCAATTTATCCCCTAGAGATTTACTTCGAGTTCCTGCTAAGCTGGAGATCAACGAGCGTGGTTCATTTTCCTTTACTGTTGAAAACGACAATCAGCAGGATGGTTATGACAAAGGGAAATCTTCATCAGATAAATCAATTGAGTTTCAAAGTCGTCACAGAGTTAAATTTATTGGCAAGGAAAATGTACCTGCAAAG GTGCTGAAAGAGGTAGGAGAATTTATAAGTCTCACTCTAAGTCAGGCTCAGAATCATCAACCATTATCCGGGTCTACGACTTTCAATCGCATTGAAATACCAACTTCATTTGATCCTCTAAACG GCTTATATATTGGAACATATGGTCTTTACTCCTCTGAAGTTATTCAAATGAGACATAGATATGGTCAATGGCAAGAAGATGACAGGGCGAAGGAGACTTCGGATCTTGAGTTTTATGAGTATGTAGAGGCCTTGAAACTAACTGGGGATCCTTATGTGCCAGCTGGCCag GTGGCATTTCGTGCAAAAGTTGGAAAGATGTATCAACTTCCACATAAAGGGATAATTCCTGAAGAATTTGGAGTG ATTGCTCGCTATAAAGGTGAAGGAAGATTGGCTGAGCCAGGGTTTCAGAATCCTCGATGGGTTGATGGTGAACTTGTAATTCTTGATGGAAAG CATATAAAAGCAGGGCCTGTTGTTGGATTTGTGTATTGGGCTCCGGAGTATCATTTTTTGGTCTTCTTTAATCGGCTTAGGCTTCAGCAATAG
- the LOC131635379 gene encoding protein EXECUTER 1, chloroplastic-like isoform X2: MLVNPYPLLFLKPFSAANIHPKCFNSVDRSLMFRNSLLHFITLEIIHNTNKPTSYHNIFSIFHSHSFSLLLPNRTTWLPFRVSLLPNLTFPKQNLAVPFPLKRPSLLHFPSQPLCLCLNSVADDSHNNTNNNDRRWDSMLHEFVTGAMKQFESYVNAFSKGRAADEDQGDVSDEGWDWNRWRQHFDEVDDQERIVIILKSQLRHAVYVEDYEEASRLQVAIAAASNNDSVGKVISLLKRAIREERYSDAAFLRDKAGAGLVGWWAGISKDVNDLPGLIIRITPEHGRYVARSYSPRQLATSAAGVPLFEFFLTMDKKGDFKSQAVYLKRKGSYQGPPTMSSKTSEASELFVVSTEDSESGDDRSDGSDPSERMPAFQNVLKDMIPGEKVKIFTPGKVDKDLISNAIEESNVEEESGDENEDREDDGDEEDVDVDIDVDEDEDGNEDEEEDEDEDGDEDEEKKNDAVTRELENFISETDQEGDDENEINADLETFEREEQNEIAVKFVIGDLMQKLSSNLSPRDLLRVPAKLEINERGSFSFTVENDNQQDGYDKGKSSSDKSIEFQSRHRVKFIGKENVPAKVLKEVGEFISLTLSQAQNHQPLSGSTTFNRIEIPTSFDPLNGLYIGTYGLYSSEVIQMRHRYGQWQEDDRAKETSDLEFYEYVEALKLTGDPYVPAGQRAGEGCTV, encoded by the exons ATGTTAGTTAATCCTTATCCTTTATTATTCCTGAAACCATTTTCAGCGGCGAATATCCATCCCAAATGTTTTAACAGTGTAGATCGCAGCCTCATGTTTCGCAACTCGTTGCTCCATTTCATCACACTAGAAATCATCCACAACACTAACAAACCCACTTCATATCacaatattttctcaatttttcattctcattcttTCTCTCTCCTTCTCCCAAACCGAACCACATGGCTTCCATTTCGAGTATCTCTTCTCCCGAACCTCACTTTCCCGAAGCAAAACCTCGCTGTTCCCTTCCCTCTCAAACGACCCTCACTTCTGCACTTCCCCTCCCAACCTCTATGCCTCTGTCTCAACTCCGTAGCCGACGACAGCCACAACAATACAAACAATAACGACCGCCGATGGGATTCGATGCTCCACGAATTCGTCACCGGCGCCATGAAGCAATTCGAATCGTACGTAAACGCGTTCAGCAAAGGCCGCGCTGCCGACGAAGACCAAGGTGATGTTAGCGATGAAGGATGGGATTGGAATCGGTGGCGTCAGCATTTCGATGAGGTTGACGACCAAGAACGTATTGTCATCATCCTCAAG TCTCAGTTACGTCATGCTGTATACGTGGAGGATTATGAAGAAGCTTCTAGGCTTCAAGTGGCGATTGCAGCTGCATCCAACAATGACAGTGTTGGAAAAGTGATATCTCTTCTCAAA AGAGCCATACGAGAAGAGCGGTACAGTGATGCTGCTTTTTTAAGAGATAAAGCTGGTGCTGGACTT GTGGGTTGGTGGGCTGGTATTTCAAAAGATGTAAATGATCTACCTGGTTTAATTATTCGCATAACTCCAGAGCATGGAAGATATGTGGCAAGGAGTTATAGTCCTAG GCAACTTGCAACATCTGCTGCTGGTGTTCCTCTATTTGAGTTTTTTCTtacaatggataaaaaaggtgacTTCAAGTCGCAG GCTGTGTACCTAAAGCGAAAAGGGTCCTACCAAGGCCCCCCAACAATGTCCTCTAAGACATCAGAAGCTAGTGAGCTGTTTGTTGTGAGTACTgaagattcagaaagtggtgATGATAGGAGTGATGGCTCAGACCCTTCTGAGAGAATGCCTGCATTTCAGAATGTCTTGAAAGATATGATTCCTGGTGAGAAGGTGAAGATTTTCACTCCAGGGAAAGTTGACAAGGATCTAATATCTAACGCTATTGAGGAATCAAATGTGGAAGAAGAAAGTGGGGATGAAAATGAAGATAGAGAAGATGATGGCGATGAAGAAGACGTAGACGTAGACATAGACGTAGACGAAGATGAAGATGGcaatgaagatgaagaggaagacgaagacgaagatggagatgaagatgaagagaagAAAAATGATGCAGTAACTAGGGAACTGGAAAACTTTATATCGGAAACTGATCAAGAGGGAGATGATGAGAATGAGATAAATGCTGATCTGGAAACTTTTGAACGTGAAGAACAGAATGAAATTGCTGTCAAATTTGTCATTGGTGATCTTATGCAGAAACTTTCCAGCAATTTATCCCCTAGAGATTTACTTCGAGTTCCTGCTAAGCTGGAGATCAACGAGCGTGGTTCATTTTCCTTTACTGTTGAAAACGACAATCAGCAGGATGGTTATGACAAAGGGAAATCTTCATCAGATAAATCAATTGAGTTTCAAAGTCGTCACAGAGTTAAATTTATTGGCAAGGAAAATGTACCTGCAAAG GTGCTGAAAGAGGTAGGAGAATTTATAAGTCTCACTCTAAGTCAGGCTCAGAATCATCAACCATTATCCGGGTCTACGACTTTCAATCGCATTGAAATACCAACTTCATTTGATCCTCTAAACG GCTTATATATTGGAACATATGGTCTTTACTCCTCTGAAGTTATTCAAATGAGACATAGATATGGTCAATGGCAAGAAGATGACAGGGCGAAGGAGACTTCGGATCTTGAGTTTTATGAGTATGTAGAGGCCTTGAAACTAACTGGGGATCCTTATGTGCCAGCTGGCCag AGAGCAGGAGAGGGGTGCACTGTTTGA